The following proteins are co-located in the Spea bombifrons isolate aSpeBom1 chromosome 3, aSpeBom1.2.pri, whole genome shotgun sequence genome:
- the CFAP45 gene encoding cilia- and flagella-associated protein 45 produces MPESMVESLSSSSSNRTKSWRYRTKALYSQVDESLFGEKQHPKDNSPVAQRNESNSRKAVSAPSMARKPETLRIITSDLIRDLVVPSEDPSGLSLIMPSKEFHRIKSAARVLTKEERERAIQSLREEKEAVIEAVNERKNFMKQKEMLRKKNQKLTELEEEAQKRAQYLLERANTLRMEQEDEVKTLNESILNAKCHAIRDAQLLEKKMISKEMTEEEKRLDQMMEVERQKAIKMQEEIEEKRKQERIQGRQRIIEQIGENSKTRMLLEEERDQEAQQMMQYLEELQMQEYKELEKKRQEQLQIQAEIQRINAENEKKKLEKKQQEKLIDLGILEYTKQKMAREAEYEAEQEQLKKKKEKEVARLRALQERARDHRAEQDALRAKRNQEAIERAWRQKEMEEVRKEAEINAMLRHARLEQVAQKEHFLAVQAQRDRAEFDRVLRAQQELNERERKDLEEKNSQLIKHAAELRRQVRENEQKQVLSRIAFFDEGVKLVQEANQRRARLDELKKKKLDELKMAGLPDKYCTMVERKADLTT; encoded by the exons ATG CCGGAAAGTATGGTTGAGTCGCTTAGTTCCAGTAGCTCTAATCGGACTAAGTCCTGGAGGTACCGCACCAAGGCACTGTACTCACAAGTGGATGAGAGTCTTTTTGGTGAGAAG CAACATCCGAAAGACAACAGCCCAGTTGCGCAGAGAAATGAAAGCAACAGTCGAAAAGCAGTATCAGCACCATCCATGGCCCGCAAGCCAGAGACCTTACGCATAATTACAAGTGACCTTATTCGAGATCTTGT GGTTCCCTCGGAGGATCCATCTGGATTGTCCCTAATAATGCCTTCCAAGGAATTCCACCGCATAAAATCAGCTGCTCGTGTGCTGACAAAGGAAGAGCGAGAGAGAGCAATACAGTCGttgagagaagaaaaagaggcTGTCATT GAAGCTGTTAATGAGAGAAAGAATTTCAtgaagcaaaaggaaatgctTCGCAAGAAGAATCAGAAGCTGACTGAGCTGGAAGAGGAAGCCCAGAAGAGGGCGCAGTATCTCCTGGAACGTGCCAACACACTGCGAATGGAACAGGAGGATGAAGTAAAAACACTCAATGAG TCAATTCTGAATGCGAAGTGTCATGCCATACGTGATGCTCAGCTTCTTGAGAAGAAGATGATCTCTAAAGAAatgacagaagaagaaaaaagactgGATCAAATGATGGAGGTGGAACGGCAAAAAGCAATTAAAATGCAGGAAGAGATTGAGGAGAAGAGGAAGCAGGAGAGGATACA AGGAAGGCAACGTATTATTGAACAGATTGGAGAAAATTCAAAGACCAGGATGCTTCTGGAGGAAGAGAGAGACCAGGAGGCCCAGCAGATGATGCAGTATCTAGAGGAACTTCAAATGCAGGAGTACaag GAGCtcgagaaaaaacgccaagagcAGCTTCAAATCCAGGCAGAGATCCAGCGCATTAATGCAGAAAACGAGAAGAAGAAGctagaaaaaaagcaacagGAGAAGCTGATAGACCTGGGCATCTTGGAatacacaaaacagaaaatg GCACGAGAAGCGGAATATGAGGCTGAGCaagaacagttaaaaaaaaagaaagaaaaggaagttGCCCGTTTACGTGCTTTACAGGAAAGAGCCAGAGACCATCGTGCAGAACAG GATGCCTTGAGAGCAAAAAGAAATCAGGAAGCCATTGAAAGAGCATGGCGACAAAAGGAAATGGAAGAGGTGCGGAAGGAGGCAGAGATCAATGCCATGCTTAGGCACGCACGCCTGGAACAGGTGGCACAGAAGGAACATTTTCTGGCCGTTCAGGCGCAACGGGACCGTGCAGAATTTGATAGGGTGCTAAG GGCGCAGCAGGAATTGAATGAGAGGGAACGCAAGGACCTGGAAGAGAAGAATTCCCAGCTGATAAAACATGCAGCAGAGCTGAGGCGCCAAGTGCGCGAGAATGAACAGAAGCAGGTCTTGAGCCGCATTGCGTTTTTTGATGAAGGTGTAAAGCTGGTTCAGGAAGCCAATCAGCGCAGAGCACGTCTGGATGAACTCAAGAAGAAAAAACTTGATGAGCTGAA AATGGCTGGTCTTCCTGACAAATACTGCACAATGGTGGAGCGGAAAGCTGATCTTACAACTTAG